In one window of Zhongshania aliphaticivorans DNA:
- a CDS encoding DUF2157 domain-containing protein: MDNNNPWLRAEIAQWLREGIINDQQAQALYARYPAFVAYRPKSDGAWGKVIFAVLGAVIFGLGIILLFAYNWQDMHRYLKLAVISVGILGAHGSALLMGRSEKANPRVVESIHILGTMLFGAGIWLVAQIYHMDLHFPDGFLLLCLAALSLAWALPSVAHGVLAILALLLWSGVETFEFGRHLPLASGILLFVLLPLAYLQRSSSFLACLLLALPVSYSFTVLGVDDSYLFVAALLLLSSYFGVARLAMTSAYPASAMVLTSCGSVVWLPLIYIGTFTGLPALPSLSEMTGIDSLYLLLPLILTLGVWTVVLARPASRPSLPEQWLESGLVLFVLVFALLPALFGADMSGLSRVVFNIALLNYALLYVFRGTQYLKGWVLTLGCVMLVLLGGARFTDLFHSLLARSAVFLLLGLLLFVIGLRYSKQLTRRKLEKPRA, from the coding sequence ATGGATAACAACAACCCTTGGCTGCGGGCCGAGATAGCGCAGTGGTTACGTGAGGGCATCATTAATGATCAGCAGGCCCAAGCTTTATATGCTCGTTATCCCGCTTTTGTAGCGTATCGACCTAAGAGTGATGGGGCGTGGGGAAAGGTTATTTTTGCCGTTTTGGGTGCGGTAATTTTCGGGCTCGGTATTATTTTGTTGTTTGCCTATAACTGGCAAGATATGCACCGTTATTTGAAGTTGGCGGTGATTTCTGTGGGTATTCTGGGGGCGCATGGCAGTGCCCTATTGATGGGCCGCAGTGAAAAGGCTAACCCTCGTGTCGTAGAAAGTATTCATATCTTGGGAACGATGCTATTTGGCGCTGGTATTTGGTTAGTGGCGCAAATTTATCACATGGATCTACATTTCCCTGATGGATTTTTATTGTTATGCCTTGCGGCTCTGAGCTTGGCTTGGGCCTTGCCCTCTGTGGCTCATGGTGTGTTGGCAATACTTGCCTTGTTGCTTTGGAGTGGTGTTGAGACCTTTGAGTTTGGTCGTCATTTGCCTCTTGCAAGCGGTATCTTACTTTTTGTTTTATTACCTTTGGCATACCTACAGCGCTCTTCGTCATTTTTAGCGTGTTTGTTGTTAGCTCTCCCCGTTTCATATTCTTTTACTGTGCTGGGCGTGGATGACTCCTATTTATTTGTTGCCGCGTTGTTATTACTTAGTAGTTATTTTGGCGTTGCTAGGTTGGCAATGACTAGCGCTTACCCTGCAAGTGCTATGGTCTTAACATCGTGCGGTAGTGTGGTGTGGTTACCCTTAATTTATATAGGGACGTTTACGGGGCTTCCAGCGCTGCCGAGCCTATCTGAAATGACGGGTATTGACTCCTTGTATCTCCTGCTTCCGCTCATATTGACGCTGGGTGTTTGGACGGTGGTGTTGGCTCGGCCTGCAAGCCGGCCTAGCTTGCCAGAACAATGGCTAGAAAGTGGTTTGGTCTTGTTTGTGCTTGTTTTTGCGTTGCTGCCTGCGCTGTTTGGCGCCGATATGTCAGGCTTGAGCCGTGTAGTGTTTAATATTGCGCTTTTGAATTACGCACTGTTGTATGTGTTTCGTGGCACCCAGTACCTAAAGGGCTGGGTCTTGACCTTGGGTTGCGTGATGTTGGTGTTATTGGGTGGCGCTCGGTTCACTGATTTGTTTCATAGTTTATTAGCGCGTTCAGCTGTGTTCTTGCTCTTGGGCTTGTTGTTATTTGTTATTGGATTGCGATATTCCAAGCAGCTTACCCGCCGTAAGTTGGAGAAGCCCCGTGCGTAA
- a CDS encoding cation:proton antiporter family protein, with product MIEPILVGVAFLAGLGFRRIGMPPLLGYLIAGFLAGWFELGDADVIHVLSEIGITLLLFTIGLKLNLRELLAPQIWVTASLHTVIVVPLTAAVLLALLWVLPGVEEIDASVAWMLAFALSFSSTVFAVKIFDERGEGAALHAKIAIGILIVQDIFAVSYLVLSAEHTPSPWAFLLLALPLLRPVLVYLLKQAGHGELLILFGMAVALGSAELFHMMHLEAGLGALLFGVLLSNVDKSVELYKSLINFKDIFLTAFFLSIGYYGLPSGNMLLVALVISALVLLRPLVYFALLLMFRLRARTSLLVGLSLFNYSEFGLIVAAMAVNSGQLPGAWLTTLAVAMAISLFIAVPFNTHVHSMYARLATRLQKMERKELLQEERPVDLGEAEIVIFGMGRIGSGAYEYLSEHYPDKIIGVEESADKALKMRLAGISCVTGDASDRDFLERANLHRRKTVLVSLTNHSENVDVVKLLQQLDYRGKIAVVSRFPDQQEELIGMGCITFNLYAEAGHGFAERVLEELG from the coding sequence ATGATTGAACCCATTTTAGTGGGCGTGGCTTTTTTGGCCGGTTTAGGTTTTCGGCGAATTGGTATGCCGCCGTTATTGGGATATTTAATTGCAGGTTTTTTAGCTGGTTGGTTTGAACTTGGCGATGCTGATGTTATCCACGTCTTATCGGAAATCGGTATCACCTTATTATTGTTTACCATTGGCTTAAAATTGAATTTGCGGGAGTTATTGGCGCCGCAAATTTGGGTAACTGCGTCACTGCATACCGTTATCGTGGTGCCTTTAACCGCCGCTGTGTTATTGGCCTTACTTTGGGTCTTGCCCGGAGTTGAAGAAATTGACGCCTCAGTGGCGTGGATGCTGGCTTTCGCACTCTCGTTTTCTAGTACGGTCTTTGCCGTTAAAATCTTTGATGAGCGCGGTGAGGGCGCAGCACTACACGCCAAAATTGCTATTGGAATCTTGATTGTTCAGGATATTTTTGCGGTAAGTTACCTTGTTTTGTCTGCTGAGCATACGCCTTCGCCTTGGGCATTTTTGTTATTGGCTCTGCCTTTACTCAGGCCTGTATTGGTATATTTGTTAAAACAGGCGGGCCATGGCGAACTGTTGATTTTATTTGGTATGGCTGTCGCGCTGGGAAGTGCTGAGCTATTTCATATGATGCATTTGGAGGCAGGCTTGGGCGCCTTGTTGTTTGGCGTGTTGCTGTCCAATGTTGATAAGAGTGTTGAGCTATACAAGAGCTTGATTAACTTTAAAGACATCTTCCTTACGGCGTTTTTTCTCAGTATTGGTTATTACGGTTTGCCCAGCGGAAACATGCTGCTAGTTGCCTTGGTGATTAGCGCTTTAGTCTTGTTGCGGCCCTTGGTTTATTTTGCTTTGCTTCTGATGTTTCGCTTACGGGCCAGAACGTCGCTGTTGGTTGGCTTGTCGCTGTTTAATTACAGTGAGTTTGGTTTAATTGTTGCCGCGATGGCGGTCAATAGTGGGCAGCTTCCGGGGGCATGGTTGACCACGCTGGCCGTCGCCATGGCGATTTCTTTATTTATTGCTGTGCCATTTAACACCCATGTGCATTCCATGTATGCGCGTTTGGCTACCCGTCTGCAAAAAATGGAGCGTAAAGAGTTACTGCAAGAAGAGCGCCCAGTTGATTTGGGCGAGGCTGAAATAGTCATTTTTGGTATGGGGCGTATAGGCAGTGGGGCTTATGAATACCTGAGTGAGCACTACCCCGATAAGATTATTGGCGTGGAGGAGAGCGCGGATAAGGCATTAAAAATGCGCCTAGCGGGTATCTCCTGTGTCACTGGGGATGCCAGTGACCGAGATTTTCTAGAGCGTGCGAATTTGCATCGCCGTAAAACGGTATTAGTGAGTTTAACGAATCACTCTGAAAATGTTGATGTAGTTAAGCTTCTTCAGCAGCTGGACTACCGAGGTAAAATCGCGGTTGTGTCGCGTTTTCCCGATCAGCAGGAGGAGTTGATTGGTATGGGTTGTATTACGTTTAATTTATATGCTGAAGCGGGTCATGGTTTTGCCGAGCGAGTGTTAGAGGAGCTCGGGTAA
- a CDS encoding DUF1295 domain-containing protein, protein MKSAWSGGAIISLLLLFMVALTYAASQGMPRIAGMAIPLWILVGVVASQWLGFIHAYLFQTERYYDVIGAVANISVVLSMLVLVVQLGVGDYLLAGCIIVWALRLGSFLFLRIMQDGGDTRFDNIKPSFSRFLVAWTLQASWIFLIQLAAILALSDERALPLGWLVIIGFVIWSVGMVIESVADWQKRQFRAKPSHRGKFISSGLWARSRHPNYFGEILAWVGVSLMALPALNGWMYLGLISPCFLVLLLTKVSGVPLLEASADQRWGGDAEYARYKRTTPVLIPRLF, encoded by the coding sequence ATGAAATCAGCATGGAGTGGGGGCGCCATCATAAGTTTGCTGCTGTTGTTTATGGTAGCGCTTACTTACGCGGCATCTCAAGGAATGCCTCGTATCGCCGGCATGGCAATTCCGCTGTGGATTTTGGTTGGGGTCGTTGCCAGTCAATGGCTTGGTTTTATTCATGCCTATTTGTTTCAGACCGAGCGTTATTACGATGTCATTGGCGCAGTGGCGAATATTAGCGTCGTGCTTTCTATGCTGGTCTTAGTCGTACAGCTTGGGGTAGGCGACTATTTATTGGCGGGGTGTATTATCGTATGGGCGCTGCGTTTAGGTAGCTTTCTTTTTTTAAGAATAATGCAAGATGGTGGTGACACTCGCTTTGATAATATTAAACCGAGTTTTTCCCGCTTTTTGGTGGCTTGGACTTTGCAAGCCAGCTGGATATTTCTAATCCAATTGGCTGCTATTTTGGCGCTTAGTGATGAGCGAGCACTGCCTTTGGGGTGGTTAGTTATTATAGGGTTTGTGATCTGGTCAGTGGGTATGGTGATTGAAAGCGTTGCTGATTGGCAAAAGCGTCAGTTTCGCGCTAAGCCAAGTCATCGAGGCAAGTTTATTAGCTCTGGCTTGTGGGCTAGGTCGCGACACCCAAATTATTTTGGCGAAATATTGGCGTGGGTGGGAGTGAGTTTAATGGCCTTGCCTGCGTTAAATGGATGGATGTATTTGGGTTTGATTTCGCCTTGTTTTCTTGTACTACTGTTAACCAAGGTGAGTGGCGTTCCTCTGTTAGAGGCAAGTGCAGATCAGCGTTGGGGCGGTGATGCAGAGTATGCGCGTTATAAAAGAACGACGCCGGTATTAATTCCTAGATTATTTTAA
- a CDS encoding TIGR00730 family Rossman fold protein: protein MQDKPRLHGANFPSARDEMPSNQQDSPPAYRLAYTDQDFLLREELRGLRFHLELQKPEMVLKEHGIESTIVIFGSARFLSPSDANNALKSAEADGDPAKIRAAKREQRNSHYYQQAQKLGDLITSHSANCEENERLYVVTGGGPGIMEAANRGAAEANGKSIGLNIVLPHEQAPNPYISPEFCFRFHYFGIRKMHFMLRAKAVIVCPGGFGTFDELFEALTLIQTGKSKRVPIILIGHEFWRQAINLEFLRDEGVISPDDVNMISIVDTAEQAWQHIVDFYQLSPGQCIRC, encoded by the coding sequence ATGCAAGATAAACCCAGGCTACATGGAGCAAACTTCCCCTCTGCTCGCGACGAAATGCCAAGCAACCAACAGGACAGCCCACCGGCTTATCGATTGGCGTATACCGATCAAGATTTTTTACTTCGCGAAGAATTACGCGGTTTACGGTTTCATCTAGAGCTACAAAAACCTGAAATGGTGCTTAAAGAACACGGTATAGAATCGACGATTGTTATCTTTGGCAGCGCCCGATTTCTCTCACCATCTGATGCCAACAACGCGCTAAAATCAGCTGAGGCTGACGGCGACCCAGCTAAAATTCGTGCCGCCAAACGAGAACAACGCAATAGTCATTATTATCAGCAGGCCCAAAAACTAGGTGATCTCATCACCTCGCATTCAGCTAACTGCGAAGAAAACGAACGCCTCTATGTGGTCACCGGTGGCGGGCCAGGTATTATGGAAGCCGCCAATCGTGGTGCGGCAGAGGCTAACGGGAAGTCCATTGGCTTAAATATTGTATTGCCCCACGAACAAGCTCCAAACCCTTATATTAGCCCCGAGTTTTGTTTTCGCTTTCATTATTTTGGCATACGCAAAATGCACTTTATGCTACGGGCTAAAGCAGTGATCGTCTGCCCCGGCGGCTTTGGCACATTTGACGAACTATTTGAAGCGCTGACGCTCATTCAAACAGGCAAATCTAAGCGCGTTCCCATCATTCTTATTGGCCACGAATTTTGGCGGCAAGCCATTAATCTAGAGTTTTTGCGGGATGAAGGTGTTATTAGCCCAGATGACGTAAATATGATCTCTATTGTCGATACCGCCGAGCAAGCTTGGCAGCATATCGTCGATTTCTACCAACTCAGCCCAGGGCAATGCATACGCTGCTAG
- a CDS encoding ATP-binding cassette domain-containing protein produces MSAPIVRFQHIRFSYQLEPILDDFSWFWPHGQHIAILGGNGAGKTTLAKLITDTLRPNSGEVEYADDIGPKDIAHISFDLHRELMEHDRRYDDSETRDDAFDVGTTVKQAVLQGYTPDAAFTELCTRLGIDHILEQGIRYISTGESRKTLLARALFAKPAALILDNPFEGLDIHAQAEMHTLLAELVSSTTPLILLTKDANDIPDTIDTVYQMDHGKIRGECSALEAKKHAKVIHHFAKPLPIANAPSYPADKALLELRNINVNFRGKQVLSDINWTLMPHQHCCISGPNGAGKSTLLGLLCGENDKAYGQQVFLFGRQRGSGESIWEVKSQFGILNTSMQMSNLKRTKAIDVVASGLFDSVGLYNNYSESQRQTLMAWLDALDLLPLKEQRFERLSFGEQRMILLARAMVKSPRILILDEPCIGLDNDQKAKLLGAVDQIAAHGQTRILFVSHRREELPACINQFIDLVPSENGGYTANIRES; encoded by the coding sequence ATGTCGGCGCCTATCGTTCGCTTCCAACACATCCGTTTTTCTTACCAGCTAGAGCCTATCCTTGATGACTTCAGCTGGTTTTGGCCACATGGTCAGCACATTGCCATTCTCGGCGGCAATGGTGCGGGCAAAACCACCCTCGCCAAACTCATTACCGACACTCTCCGCCCCAATAGCGGCGAGGTCGAATATGCTGACGATATTGGCCCAAAGGACATTGCCCACATCTCCTTCGATTTACATCGTGAGCTAATGGAACACGACCGCCGCTATGATGACAGCGAGACTCGCGACGATGCCTTTGACGTTGGCACCACTGTTAAACAGGCAGTGCTACAAGGGTATACTCCGGACGCGGCGTTTACTGAGCTGTGCACACGCTTAGGAATTGATCATATTCTTGAGCAGGGAATTCGCTATATCTCGACGGGCGAAAGCCGTAAAACGCTGTTAGCCCGAGCACTATTTGCCAAGCCCGCAGCCTTAATTTTAGACAACCCCTTTGAGGGCCTAGATATTCATGCCCAAGCAGAAATGCACACATTACTAGCCGAATTAGTCAGTTCGACAACTCCGTTAATTTTGCTGACCAAAGACGCCAATGACATCCCCGATACTATCGACACGGTGTATCAAATGGATCATGGGAAAATACGGGGTGAATGCAGCGCCTTGGAGGCAAAAAAACACGCCAAGGTCATTCATCATTTCGCCAAACCACTGCCCATTGCCAATGCCCCCAGTTATCCCGCCGACAAAGCATTGCTAGAGCTTCGAAACATCAATGTGAATTTTCGCGGCAAGCAAGTATTGAGTGATATCAACTGGACGCTGATGCCTCACCAGCACTGCTGTATTAGTGGTCCCAATGGCGCCGGCAAATCAACCTTGCTCGGCTTATTATGCGGTGAAAATGACAAAGCCTATGGGCAGCAAGTATTTTTATTTGGCCGCCAACGAGGCAGTGGCGAAAGTATTTGGGAGGTTAAATCACAATTTGGCATTCTCAATACCAGCATGCAAATGAGCAATCTGAAACGCACCAAAGCAATCGACGTTGTTGCCTCTGGGCTTTTCGATTCCGTGGGCTTGTACAATAATTACAGTGAATCCCAGCGCCAAACATTGATGGCATGGTTAGATGCCCTAGATTTACTGCCATTAAAAGAACAGCGCTTTGAACGGCTATCGTTTGGCGAACAACGCATGATCTTATTAGCCCGCGCCATGGTGAAATCGCCGCGCATTTTAATACTCGACGAGCCTTGTATAGGCCTAGACAATGATCAGAAAGCGAAACTGCTCGGCGCCGTCGATCAAATTGCAGCCCACGGCCAAACGCGGATTTTATTTGTCTCCCACCGCCGCGAAGAGTTGCCCGCCTGTATCAACCAATTTATCGATTTGGTGCCTTCCGAAAATGGCGGCTACACCGCCAATATTCGGGAGTCTTAG
- the mrcB gene encoding penicillin-binding protein 1B: MVKKSQKRIVSKLRSISWLSLGLKLALVGLVLLLIMFAYSDAKVRGAFDAKRYAQPAQVYARPLVLASGAILTAYELESELGELGYRSRRLVNEPGTYYRQGDHFSIFLRPFSFADGEREARKIEVDMRATTVGVIRNSLGERITEDQLDPMVIGGVYPGRHEDRLMLSLEEVPQMLVETLVQVEDRHFYRHFGISPRSIARAFLANIKAGRTVQGGSTLTQQLVKNTILSNERSLSRKAKEAIMSILTEMHYSKDRILEAYINEVYLGQEGNRAIHGFGLAARHYFNRPLAELNLAQISMLVGLVKGPSYYDPWRHPERAKNRRNIVMGELAEQGWLTPAQLAAWQKEPLELAKSSALDGVYPAYVDLVRRQLSRDYQSKELQSNGLRIFTPFDPVLQRRAEKATVKSLARLESRKKDLQVAMVVTRVNSGDVVAVIGGKRPRYAGFNRALDALRPIGSLAKPAVFLAALNQPRYYNLLTRVSDEPITIPNANGSLWKPSNYDRKSHGDVALHTALSHSYNLATARLGMDVGLDNVMDMFKRLGIHRPLLEVPSMLLGAAELAPIEVAAMYQTIAADGRYTPLRTIYAITDSEGELLARYPQKPRKVVNPAAVHVLQYAMLETVREGTGKGVYRVLPKDYRVAGKTGTSNDTRDSWFAGFAGDYMAVVWMGTDNNASTGLTGASGALTVWRQFMAEASTEQMPFSQVAGVEYQWVDGESGRLTQSWCDGARYMPFMRGSAPTESGGCAPDGEKMWQWFKGVFD, translated from the coding sequence ATGGTTAAAAAATCTCAAAAGCGCATTGTGAGTAAATTGCGTTCAATATCATGGTTGAGCTTGGGGCTGAAATTGGCTCTGGTTGGCTTGGTGCTCTTGCTCATTATGTTTGCCTACAGCGATGCAAAAGTGCGTGGCGCATTTGACGCCAAACGCTACGCACAGCCTGCACAGGTTTATGCCAGACCCTTGGTACTGGCCTCTGGCGCTATATTAACGGCCTATGAGCTTGAGTCTGAGTTGGGTGAGCTTGGCTATCGGTCCCGGCGTTTAGTCAATGAGCCCGGTACGTACTACCGTCAAGGTGATCATTTCTCAATATTTTTGCGCCCCTTTTCTTTTGCCGATGGCGAGCGAGAAGCGCGAAAAATCGAAGTGGATATGAGGGCAACGACCGTTGGCGTCATTCGCAACTCCCTTGGCGAACGGATCACCGAAGATCAATTAGACCCTATGGTGATTGGCGGGGTGTACCCGGGCCGCCATGAAGATCGACTCATGCTGAGCTTGGAAGAGGTGCCACAGATGCTGGTGGAAACCTTGGTGCAGGTTGAAGACCGGCACTTTTATCGCCATTTTGGGATTTCGCCGCGCAGTATTGCACGTGCGTTTTTGGCAAATATAAAGGCGGGGCGCACGGTACAGGGTGGCAGCACCTTAACCCAGCAATTAGTTAAAAATACTATTTTGAGTAATGAGCGGAGTCTATCGCGTAAAGCCAAAGAAGCGATCATGTCCATTCTCACTGAAATGCATTATAGCAAGGACCGTATTCTTGAGGCGTATATTAACGAGGTTTACCTTGGCCAAGAGGGGAACCGCGCTATTCATGGTTTTGGCCTTGCGGCGCGGCATTATTTTAACCGACCTTTAGCAGAGTTAAATCTAGCGCAAATTTCGATGCTGGTGGGCTTGGTGAAAGGGCCGTCATATTACGACCCGTGGCGTCATCCAGAGCGCGCAAAAAACCGCCGCAATATTGTGATGGGTGAATTGGCTGAGCAGGGCTGGTTAACCCCTGCACAGCTTGCAGCATGGCAAAAAGAGCCTCTTGAGTTGGCCAAGTCATCGGCCTTGGACGGCGTTTATCCTGCGTATGTCGATTTAGTGCGTCGCCAGCTTAGTCGTGATTATCAGAGTAAAGAGTTACAGAGCAATGGGCTGCGAATTTTTACGCCGTTTGATCCGGTTTTACAGCGTCGCGCCGAAAAAGCCACGGTGAAATCCTTGGCGCGCTTAGAAAGCCGCAAGAAAGACCTGCAGGTCGCCATGGTGGTAACAAGGGTAAATAGCGGCGATGTCGTGGCGGTGATTGGCGGTAAACGGCCCCGCTATGCCGGCTTTAATCGGGCGCTTGATGCGCTCAGACCGATTGGCTCACTGGCTAAACCGGCGGTTTTCTTGGCAGCCTTAAATCAACCCCGGTATTACAATTTATTGACCCGTGTTTCGGATGAGCCCATTACGATCCCCAATGCCAATGGCTCGCTGTGGAAGCCTTCTAATTATGACCGTAAATCCCATGGTGACGTTGCCCTGCATACGGCGCTGTCTCATTCCTATAACTTGGCAACGGCCAGATTAGGGATGGATGTGGGCTTAGATAATGTCATGGATATGTTTAAACGCCTAGGCATTCACCGGCCTTTATTAGAGGTGCCGTCAATGTTGTTGGGTGCGGCCGAATTGGCTCCCATAGAAGTGGCAGCCATGTATCAAACCATTGCTGCGGATGGTCGATATACACCATTGCGGACGATTTATGCCATAACTGACAGCGAAGGTGAGCTGTTGGCGCGCTATCCACAAAAGCCTCGAAAAGTGGTGAACCCTGCCGCGGTTCATGTATTGCAATATGCGATGTTAGAAACCGTGCGCGAAGGAACAGGTAAAGGTGTTTATCGGGTTTTACCTAAGGACTACCGCGTTGCGGGAAAAACGGGAACCAGTAACGATACCCGTGATTCTTGGTTTGCCGGCTTTGCGGGTGATTACATGGCGGTGGTGTGGATGGGCACCGACAATAATGCGTCTACAGGATTAACGGGTGCCAGTGGTGCATTAACCGTGTGGCGTCAGTTTATGGCTGAGGCAAGCACAGAGCAAATGCCTTTTTCACAGGTTGCCGGTGTGGAATATCAGTGGGTAGATGGCGAGTCGGGACGGTTAACCCAGTCATGGTGTGATGGCGCACGTTATATGCCCTTTATGAGAGGCAGCGCACCCACAGAAAGTGGGGGCTGCGCGCCAGACGGGGAGAAGATGTGGCAATGGTTTAAAGGTGTTTTTGACTAG